One genomic region from Caulobacter sp. NIBR2454 encodes:
- a CDS encoding ParB/RepB/Spo0J family partition protein yields MTDQVPASPAAMSRIQVRLGDLGLAKENLRFHEPADDGVPQLADTLLAAGVVIPPIVRPGRKGEAPFMALDGRRRRFGLILLRERGDIGDDYLIDCLLAETPAQQAAAIVLPNTEHAPVHIADVITAIGKLRKAKMDTQAISTALGYAELEIKRLEALAAVHPTVLKALRQGRLTLKQVRLFARLPDKKQQAEIAQTALDGYFQDYQLRAVVEHDRATVEDDRFTLVGMDRYLAAGGRVASDLFGEYPDYLLDPEVLQGAWRERVQPIVDHLKAEGLAVYVAREAGYGAPDGFFRLAHVWERDLDEAQKTALADARYAVTQLETALQDLDPSTDEAPAQLAPLVSAYGVAAGAVLTRSKIGAVLLSPSDGHGLAATFYSVPLPVEDLPEEEEGDDDTASVGGRPGVVTNDVEVPRADVEVEGASHVLHETRTDVATRGLIRDLADDPSAALTVLVAQLFKQLALQSSGGLDGSAAQIAATRYQRGAMAPIAGLDGEVRGRLDARRDAYRASGLRPITWVETLPHGEKMALMAELTAISLNMREARTSLLRHDARAEAAEIAALCGADISAHWTPDEAYLAVHSKAQLLVLLEELGVEDDRAKTLKKDALVSFVAEAAAERQWAPGVLSWDRPAAVGNDDGEADGGAEEVAAEPDEAGDREAQDEAEPEAVADAIAA; encoded by the coding sequence ATGACCGATCAAGTCCCCGCCTCCCCGGCCGCCATGAGCCGCATCCAGGTGCGCCTCGGCGACCTTGGCCTGGCCAAGGAGAACCTGCGCTTCCACGAACCGGCCGACGACGGCGTGCCGCAACTGGCCGACACCCTGCTGGCCGCAGGCGTGGTGATCCCGCCGATCGTGCGGCCTGGGCGCAAGGGCGAGGCGCCGTTCATGGCGCTCGACGGCCGTCGCCGGCGCTTTGGCCTGATCCTGCTGCGTGAGCGCGGCGACATCGGTGACGACTACCTGATCGACTGCCTGCTGGCCGAGACCCCGGCCCAACAGGCGGCCGCCATCGTGCTGCCCAACACCGAGCACGCGCCGGTCCACATCGCCGATGTGATCACCGCCATCGGCAAGCTGCGCAAAGCCAAGATGGACACCCAGGCGATCTCGACCGCGCTCGGCTACGCCGAGCTGGAGATCAAGCGACTGGAGGCCCTGGCCGCCGTCCACCCGACGGTCCTGAAGGCGCTGCGCCAAGGCCGGCTGACCCTGAAGCAGGTTCGGCTGTTCGCCCGCCTGCCCGACAAGAAGCAGCAGGCCGAGATCGCCCAGACCGCGCTCGACGGCTACTTCCAGGACTATCAGCTGCGTGCTGTCGTCGAGCATGACCGGGCGACGGTCGAGGACGACCGCTTCACCCTGGTCGGGATGGACCGCTACCTGGCCGCCGGCGGCCGGGTGGCCTCCGACCTGTTCGGCGAATACCCCGACTACCTGCTCGATCCCGAGGTCCTGCAGGGCGCCTGGCGCGAGCGGGTGCAGCCGATCGTCGATCACCTGAAGGCCGAAGGCCTGGCGGTTTATGTCGCGCGCGAGGCGGGCTACGGCGCCCCGGACGGCTTCTTCCGCCTCGCCCACGTCTGGGAGCGTGACCTGGACGAGGCGCAGAAGACCGCGCTGGCCGATGCGCGCTACGCAGTCACCCAGCTTGAGACCGCGCTGCAGGATCTCGATCCGTCGACGGACGAGGCCCCGGCTCAATTGGCGCCCTTGGTCAGCGCCTATGGCGTGGCGGCCGGAGCGGTGCTGACCCGCAGCAAGATCGGCGCGGTGCTGCTCAGCCCGTCGGACGGCCATGGCCTGGCGGCGACCTTCTATTCGGTCCCGCTGCCGGTCGAGGACCTGCCGGAGGAGGAGGAAGGCGATGACGACACGGCTTCGGTTGGCGGCCGGCCCGGCGTCGTCACGAACGACGTCGAGGTCCCCCGCGCAGATGTGGAGGTGGAGGGCGCCAGCCACGTCCTGCACGAGACCCGCACCGATGTGGCCACCCGCGGTCTTATCCGGGACCTTGCCGACGACCCCAGCGCCGCCCTGACCGTGCTGGTCGCTCAGCTCTTCAAGCAGCTGGCGCTGCAGTCCAGCGGAGGCTTGGACGGCTCGGCGGCGCAGATCGCCGCGACCCGCTACCAACGCGGCGCGATGGCGCCGATCGCGGGTCTGGACGGCGAGGTGCGGGGCCGCCTAGACGCCCGCCGCGACGCCTACCGGGCCTCGGGCCTGCGTCCGATCACCTGGGTCGAGACCCTGCCGCACGGGGAGAAGATGGCCCTGATGGCGGAGCTGACCGCGATCTCGCTCAACATGCGCGAGGCCCGCACCAGCCTGCTGCGCCATGACGCCCGGGCCGAGGCGGCTGAGATCGCCGCCCTGTGCGGCGCGGACATCTCCGCGCACTGGACGCCGGACGAGGCCTATCTGGCGGTCCACTCGAAGGCCCAGTTGCTCGTCCTGCTCGAAGAGCTGGGGGTGGAGGACGACCGCGCCAAGACCCTGAAGAAGGACGCCCTGGTGAGCTTTGTCGCCGAGGCGGCGGCCGAACGGCAGTGGGCCCCCGGGGTGCTGTCCTGGGACCGTCCGGCGGCGGTTGGCAACGACGACGGCGAAGCGGACGGCGGGGCCGAAGAGGTCGCGGCCGAACCCGACGAGGCGGGTGATCGCGAGGCCCAAGACGAGGCTGAGCCCGAAGCGGTCGCCGACGCCATCGCGGCCTGA
- a CDS encoding strawberry notch-like NTP hydrolase domain-containing protein: MNAMLPLFATAGASDPASHKAANILAAARALTPQLNRSRALDRRLVAGVMTTTFGGSDADGAWIWRDAYDAVEAALVLQLRRLSPQISRLEDAPAEICALLANLTELGLTHTRRSEEQVALDQFSTPPQLGALAVLAAQIRPGDQVLEPSAGTGLLAVLAEACGANLALNEIADQRGAILEGLFPLAARSAHDARHLKDILPASGSFHAVVANPPFQMLEEHLHAALDTLAEGGRLSAIVPTRLFEDAPVLRRLAGRGAIVLQLAFPPRAYAKHGTSVETGLLVIDRGQAGEPSPVIAAESLADAARAAGAVAARPSAQPRQFRAVSNVAILAPRARALATPSNRLAFLATTAPVAYETRAWSGEGHDVGLYQAYRLGRIGFAQSRPHPSPLVESGPMASVAPPAPTYRPVLPGKIVDAGLISDAQLETVIYAGEAHANLLPGRWRLGEAPHQVLLVGDDTPDAVSFRRGFFLGDGTGCGKGRQIAGVIADNLAQGRTRAVWLSKNDALLEDARRDWGAIGGAASDLTPQSAWKQADAIRLDRGILFTTYATLRQPARGDRPSRLDQIVAWLGADFDGVIVFDEAHAMANAAGGAKGARGPKKASQQGMAGLALQNRLPNARILYVSATGATTPENLAYAARLGLWGGPDAPFPTREAFMDAVETGGVAVMELIARELKAMGLYIARSLSFDGVEYDALRHPLSAEDIGIWDAWADAYQLIHHNLRAALEAVGVTEEGKAKSGQAASAVMSAFEGSKLRFFGHLLAGLKAPSLVASIRQDLAAGRSAIVQVVSTNEAVMERRLAEIPPEEWNNLAVDLTPKDQVLDYLMGAFPIMAMDAVEDDDGNVTMVPVMVDGAPVVSQAALRLRDELVTHLACLPAVPGVLDAVLEALGTEQVAEITGRSRRVIRREGRRVVERRSASAAKAETDAFMSGKKRVLVFSDAGGTGRSYHADLGVANQQRRVHYLVEPGWRADAAIQGLGRSHRTNQAVAPLFRPVTTDIHGEKRFLSTIARRLDSLGALTRGERRTAGNGLFRAEDNLESPWAHRALQAFYIALHFGNVEAMDRETFEAKTGLRLLDGDGELRSTDDMPPMNTFLNRLLALRIADQNSLFAAFDEILASILERAAASGALDRGMEDVVADDLLVLDEEVIRTDAVTGAETRLLRVQVRTARSLMSAEVALADADPDARVFAVNSKSGRAALVVQGLTTTNDDDRLVPAVRLIRPEKRSVAPLKAYEESAWEAADEAAWRAAWDAELAAVDPWVTRELVLVTGLLLPIWSNLPDKRTSVRRLKAPDGRRWLGRLLDPAQVTPLKIALGLTDTASAVGDGASATRLVLSEGASVALSGGLWLRRAKVMDRQRLEIVGAGAQRTSFVALGCFVEIIAYTPRVFVPTDRPEVLSAILERWPAQTILPAAA; encoded by the coding sequence ATGAACGCCATGCTTCCCCTCTTCGCGACCGCTGGAGCGTCCGACCCCGCGTCGCACAAGGCGGCCAACATTCTGGCCGCCGCGCGCGCCTTAACCCCCCAGCTCAATCGATCCCGCGCGCTCGACCGGCGGCTGGTGGCGGGGGTCATGACCACCACCTTCGGCGGCTCGGACGCGGACGGCGCGTGGATCTGGCGCGACGCCTATGACGCGGTCGAGGCGGCTCTGGTGCTGCAGCTGCGCAGGCTGTCGCCGCAGATCAGCCGGCTGGAAGATGCGCCGGCCGAGATCTGCGCCCTGCTGGCCAATCTCACTGAGCTTGGCCTCACCCACACGCGCCGCAGTGAAGAGCAGGTGGCGCTCGACCAGTTTTCGACCCCGCCGCAGCTCGGCGCCCTGGCGGTCCTGGCCGCGCAAATCCGCCCCGGCGACCAGGTCCTTGAACCCTCCGCTGGCACGGGCCTTCTGGCCGTGCTGGCCGAAGCCTGTGGAGCCAACCTGGCCCTCAATGAGATCGCCGATCAGCGCGGCGCGATCCTGGAGGGCCTCTTTCCGCTGGCCGCGCGCAGCGCCCATGACGCCCGGCATCTGAAGGACATCCTGCCCGCGTCCGGCAGCTTCCATGCCGTTGTCGCCAATCCGCCCTTCCAGATGTTGGAAGAGCACCTGCACGCGGCGCTGGACACCCTGGCCGAAGGCGGCCGGTTGTCGGCCATCGTGCCGACGCGGCTCTTCGAGGACGCCCCGGTCCTGCGCCGGCTGGCGGGGCGGGGAGCGATTGTCCTCCAGCTGGCCTTTCCGCCACGCGCCTACGCCAAGCATGGGACCTCGGTCGAAACGGGCCTCCTGGTTATTGACCGCGGCCAGGCGGGCGAACCATCGCCGGTGATCGCGGCGGAGAGCTTGGCGGATGCGGCCCGGGCGGCGGGCGCTGTTGCGGCCCGGCCGAGCGCGCAACCGCGCCAGTTCCGGGCCGTCTCCAATGTCGCCATCCTCGCGCCGCGGGCGCGGGCCTTGGCGACCCCGTCGAACCGGCTGGCCTTTCTCGCGACCACGGCGCCCGTCGCCTATGAGACCCGGGCCTGGTCGGGCGAAGGCCACGATGTCGGCCTCTATCAGGCCTACCGGCTCGGTCGGATCGGCTTCGCCCAGAGCCGCCCTCACCCCTCCCCGCTCGTGGAATCCGGACCGATGGCGTCCGTGGCGCCGCCGGCCCCGACCTATCGGCCGGTCCTGCCGGGCAAGATCGTGGACGCGGGTCTAATCTCCGACGCCCAGCTCGAGACGGTGATCTACGCCGGCGAAGCCCACGCCAACCTGTTGCCGGGCCGCTGGCGGCTCGGCGAAGCGCCGCACCAGGTGCTGCTGGTCGGCGACGACACTCCCGACGCGGTTAGTTTCCGGCGGGGCTTTTTCCTCGGGGACGGCACCGGCTGCGGCAAGGGCCGTCAGATCGCCGGCGTCATCGCCGACAACCTCGCCCAGGGGCGAACCCGGGCAGTCTGGCTGTCGAAGAACGACGCCCTCCTGGAAGACGCGCGGCGCGACTGGGGCGCGATCGGCGGCGCGGCCAGTGATCTGACCCCGCAGTCGGCGTGGAAGCAGGCGGACGCCATCCGCCTCGATCGCGGCATCCTCTTCACCACCTACGCCACCTTGCGCCAACCGGCGCGGGGCGACCGGCCGTCTCGCCTCGATCAGATCGTGGCGTGGCTGGGCGCGGATTTCGACGGGGTGATCGTCTTCGACGAAGCCCACGCCATGGCCAACGCCGCCGGCGGGGCCAAGGGCGCGCGGGGACCGAAGAAGGCCTCGCAGCAGGGCATGGCGGGTCTCGCCTTGCAGAACCGCCTGCCCAACGCCCGCATCCTCTATGTCTCGGCGACGGGGGCGACGACCCCGGAGAACCTGGCCTACGCCGCCCGCCTGGGCTTGTGGGGCGGGCCAGATGCGCCGTTCCCGACGCGCGAGGCCTTCATGGACGCCGTCGAGACCGGCGGCGTGGCGGTCATGGAGCTGATCGCCCGGGAGCTGAAGGCGATGGGACTCTACATCGCCCGCTCCCTGTCGTTCGACGGCGTGGAGTATGACGCCCTGCGCCATCCGCTCAGCGCCGAGGACATCGGCATCTGGGACGCCTGGGCCGACGCCTACCAGTTGATCCACCACAATCTGCGCGCCGCCCTGGAGGCGGTCGGGGTCACCGAAGAGGGCAAGGCCAAGAGCGGCCAGGCGGCGTCGGCGGTGATGTCGGCTTTCGAGGGCTCCAAGCTGCGCTTCTTTGGTCACCTGCTGGCGGGCCTGAAAGCCCCTTCCCTCGTGGCGTCTATTCGCCAGGACCTGGCGGCCGGCCGCTCGGCCATCGTCCAGGTGGTCTCGACCAATGAGGCGGTGATGGAACGGCGTCTCGCCGAGATCCCGCCGGAGGAATGGAACAACCTCGCCGTCGATCTGACGCCCAAGGATCAGGTGCTCGACTACCTGATGGGCGCCTTCCCGATCATGGCGATGGACGCGGTCGAGGACGACGACGGCAACGTCACCATGGTCCCGGTGATGGTCGATGGCGCGCCTGTCGTCAGCCAGGCGGCCCTGCGCCTGCGCGACGAGCTGGTCACCCACCTGGCCTGCCTGCCGGCCGTGCCCGGCGTGCTGGATGCGGTGCTGGAGGCGCTTGGGACCGAGCAGGTCGCCGAAATCACCGGGCGCAGCCGCCGGGTGATCCGCCGTGAGGGCCGCCGCGTGGTGGAGCGCCGCAGCGCCTCGGCCGCCAAGGCCGAGACCGACGCCTTCATGAGCGGCAAGAAGCGCGTCCTGGTGTTCTCCGACGCGGGCGGCACCGGGCGCAGCTATCACGCTGATCTGGGCGTGGCCAACCAGCAGCGCCGGGTCCACTATCTGGTCGAGCCGGGCTGGCGGGCCGATGCGGCGATCCAAGGCCTGGGGCGCTCGCATCGGACCAATCAGGCTGTCGCGCCGCTGTTTCGGCCGGTGACCACGGACATCCACGGCGAGAAGCGCTTCCTGTCGACCATCGCCCGGCGCCTCGACAGCCTGGGCGCCCTGACCCGGGGCGAGCGGCGGACGGCCGGCAATGGGCTGTTCCGCGCCGAGGACAATCTCGAAAGCCCTTGGGCGCATCGTGCGCTGCAGGCCTTCTACATCGCGCTGCACTTCGGCAACGTCGAGGCGATGGACCGGGAGACCTTCGAGGCCAAGACGGGCTTGCGGCTGCTCGACGGGGATGGCGAGCTGCGATCGACCGACGACATGCCCCCGATGAATACCTTCCTCAATCGGCTGCTGGCCTTGCGGATCGCCGATCAGAACAGCCTGTTTGCCGCCTTCGACGAGATCCTGGCCAGCATCCTGGAACGGGCGGCGGCGTCCGGCGCCTTGGACCGGGGCATGGAGGACGTCGTGGCCGACGACCTCTTGGTGCTGGACGAGGAGGTCATCCGCACCGACGCGGTGACGGGGGCCGAGACCCGGCTGCTTCGCGTCCAGGTGCGCACCGCCCGGTCGCTGATGAGCGCCGAGGTGGCGCTGGCAGACGCCGACCCGGACGCGCGGGTGTTCGCGGTGAACAGCAAGTCCGGACGCGCCGCCCTGGTCGTCCAGGGGCTCACGACCACCAATGATGACGACCGCCTGGTCCCGGCGGTGCGTCTGATCCGGCCGGAGAAGCGCAGCGTCGCGCCGCTGAAGGCCTATGAGGAGTCGGCTTGGGAAGCGGCCGATGAGGCGGCTTGGCGCGCGGCCTGGGACGCAGAGCTGGCGGCGGTCGACCCGTGGGTGACCCGCGAACTCGTGCTGGTCACCGGCCTGTTGCTGCCGATCTGGAGCAACCTTCCCGACAAGCGCACGTCCGTGCGCCGGCTCAAGGCGCCGGACGGGCGCCGCTGGCTGGGCCGCCTTCTCGATCCCGCGCAGGTCACCCCGCTCAAGATCGCCTTGGGCCTGACCGATACCGCCAGCGCGGTCGGCGACGGCGCCTCGGCCACCCGCCTGGTGTTGAGCGAGGGCGCCTCCGTCGCCTTGAGCGGCGGCCTTTGGTTGCGCCGGGCCAAGGTGATGGATCGCCAGCGGCTGGAGATCGTCGGCGCGGGCGCGCAACGCACCAGCTTCGTGGCGCTGGGCTGCTTCGTCGAGATCATCGCCTACACCCCGCGCGTCTTCGTGCCGACCGATCGGCCGGAGGTGCTGAGCGCCATCCTCGAGCGCTGGCCGGCGCAGACCATCCTGCCGGCCGCGGCCTGA
- a CDS encoding ArdC family protein gives MSNPLDDLIQDLIARIEAGVPPWRQAWTASADPRLPLRANGEPFSGSNAWLLAFAGALRGYRSPYWFTFRQALAIAAPVGKGEKASPAILYKTRLVGEPSEGAEVGAAEDAGDPRVLRYLKIYSVFNAEQLTDCPRAFLDIVDPDPAARAAARNAVLDAIPARVEFGGGTPCYVPALDLIRLPRPEAFDTPDDFLATKAHEQLHWSGAAHRLDRAFGKRFGDEAYAFEELVAEIGAAALGLRIGLAPQLLDSHAAYLGHWAKILRHRPSALLEASGHAQRAVDYLLAFSAQDAVDLAA, from the coding sequence ATGTCCAACCCGCTCGACGACCTGATCCAAGATCTCATCGCCCGCATCGAGGCGGGCGTTCCGCCGTGGCGCCAGGCCTGGACGGCCAGCGCCGATCCGAGACTGCCCTTGCGAGCGAACGGCGAGCCGTTCAGCGGCAGCAATGCCTGGCTGCTGGCGTTCGCCGGCGCGTTGCGCGGCTATCGCTCGCCCTACTGGTTCACCTTCCGCCAGGCCCTGGCCATCGCGGCGCCGGTCGGCAAGGGCGAGAAGGCCTCGCCGGCGATCCTCTACAAGACCCGCCTGGTCGGCGAGCCGTCCGAGGGGGCGGAGGTCGGCGCGGCGGAAGACGCCGGCGACCCGCGCGTTCTGCGCTATCTGAAGATCTACAGCGTCTTCAACGCCGAGCAGCTGACAGACTGCCCGCGCGCCTTCCTCGATATTGTGGATCCCGACCCGGCCGCCCGCGCGGCGGCGCGCAACGCCGTGCTGGATGCGATTCCGGCCCGGGTCGAGTTCGGCGGCGGAACGCCCTGTTATGTGCCGGCGCTGGACCTGATCCGGCTCCCGCGCCCCGAAGCCTTCGACACGCCCGACGACTTCCTGGCGACCAAGGCGCACGAGCAGCTGCATTGGTCGGGCGCGGCGCATCGTCTGGACCGCGCCTTCGGCAAGCGGTTCGGGGACGAGGCTTACGCTTTCGAGGAGCTGGTCGCCGAGATCGGCGCGGCGGCGCTTGGCTTGCGCATCGGGCTCGCGCCGCAACTGCTCGACAGCCACGCCGCCTATCTTGGCCATTGGGCGAAAATCCTGCGGCATAGGCCCTCAGCCTTGCTCGAAGCCTCCGGTCACGCCCAGCGCGCCGTCGACTACCTGCTCGCGTTCAGCGCCCAGGACGCGGTCGATCTGGCCGCCTGA
- a CDS encoding DUF6927 domain-containing protein produces MGWLYMRSLAGYATPKAYLDAQFTYDRDTGGSRVLASCLVGRRTYYAAVEWITAGSGEREVWGLVCLVRYNPRDREGLVFGYKDMSESMGPCESECPARILDLLTATDNTYALAWRARCRARLSERSARAAKPTPKPGDVVVLAEPILFRDGRTFSRFEAVAWPGRARSGLVYRSELGGLYRIPKLKDRVYRIEGTQVPRTRD; encoded by the coding sequence ATGGGCTGGCTCTACATGCGCTCGCTGGCGGGGTACGCGACCCCAAAAGCCTATCTCGACGCGCAATTCACCTATGACCGCGACACCGGCGGCTCTCGCGTCTTGGCCTCATGCCTGGTCGGTCGGCGCACTTACTACGCCGCCGTCGAGTGGATCACCGCCGGATCGGGCGAGCGGGAAGTCTGGGGCCTGGTCTGCCTGGTGCGCTACAACCCGCGCGACCGGGAGGGCCTGGTGTTCGGCTACAAGGACATGTCCGAATCCATGGGGCCATGCGAGTCCGAGTGTCCGGCGCGGATCCTCGATCTGCTCACCGCGACCGACAACACCTACGCCCTTGCCTGGCGGGCGCGGTGCCGCGCCCGGCTGTCGGAACGGTCGGCGCGCGCCGCCAAGCCGACGCCCAAACCCGGCGATGTTGTGGTCCTGGCCGAGCCGATTCTGTTTCGAGATGGCCGGACGTTCTCCCGCTTCGAGGCGGTCGCTTGGCCTGGGCGGGCGCGCAGCGGCCTCGTCTATCGCAGCGAGCTGGGCGGCCTTTACCGCATCCCCAAGCTGAAGGATCGCGTCTACCGCATCGAGGGGACGCAGGTGCCGCGAACCCGAGACTGA
- a CDS encoding DUF2493 domain-containing protein — MPSPAFSPLTGHLTHFEAQALLLDDPRPHPHEDALIQLGHAVLTETLDVFGDTALEDFQTIICETLIGAFHSAAQRIERDADRARDELNRLSRDFDGSEIADTEMQDATRKARAADVACLALEFVRDAAAASYTTATGEVWSPWKGHVKASRLTAAQIDARDALRTAKARKHAATDPGAVIVAFRAAPQADTEDDAHRIFDALNWAQAQWPDMALATTGAKGGEKIAIKWAKQKAVTLVLAKADFDKNGRAAPFRANDELIALEPVCVLTLANTLNGTRAASLQPFGPALNLGQKAAEKGIRHLPVKVRG, encoded by the coding sequence ATGCCCTCTCCTGCCTTCTCACCCCTCACCGGCCATCTGACCCACTTCGAAGCCCAGGCTCTCCTTCTCGACGATCCCCGGCCGCACCCTCACGAAGACGCCTTGATCCAGCTTGGCCATGCGGTGTTGACCGAGACCCTCGACGTCTTCGGCGACACCGCTCTGGAGGACTTCCAGACCATCATCTGCGAGACCCTGATCGGGGCGTTCCATTCCGCCGCCCAGCGCATCGAACGCGATGCGGACCGGGCCAGGGATGAACTCAACCGCCTGAGTCGGGACTTCGACGGCTCGGAGATCGCGGACACCGAGATGCAGGACGCCACCCGCAAGGCTCGCGCTGCCGATGTCGCCTGCCTGGCCCTGGAGTTCGTGCGGGACGCGGCCGCCGCCAGCTACACCACGGCGACCGGGGAGGTCTGGTCCCCCTGGAAGGGTCATGTGAAAGCCTCGCGTCTGACCGCCGCCCAGATCGACGCGCGCGACGCCCTGCGCACCGCCAAGGCCCGCAAACACGCAGCGACCGACCCGGGCGCGGTCATCGTCGCCTTCCGCGCCGCGCCGCAGGCCGACACCGAGGACGACGCCCATCGCATCTTCGACGCCCTGAACTGGGCGCAGGCGCAGTGGCCCGACATGGCTCTGGCGACCACGGGCGCTAAGGGTGGCGAGAAGATCGCCATCAAGTGGGCCAAGCAGAAGGCCGTCACCCTGGTGCTGGCCAAGGCCGATTTCGACAAGAACGGTCGGGCCGCCCCGTTCCGGGCCAATGACGAGCTGATCGCGCTGGAGCCGGTCTGTGTGCTGACCCTGGCCAACACCCTGAACGGCACACGGGCGGCCTCGCTGCAGCCGTTCGGGCCCGCCCTCAACCTCGGTCAGAAGGCGGCGGAAAAGGGTATTCGCCACCTGCCGGTCAAGGTTCGCGGATGA
- a CDS encoding LexA family protein, producing MRPVVIGLPLPLPLVGFRICCGFPSPADDWIEDAIDVSRLVVTNPAATFLWRASGDCMTPTILDGDYLVCDRSLAPVSGDVVVAVVDGEPTVKRLAYVAGRPALSHDNPQSPPFAPDPNSEVSLWGVVAWSLRAHRPTR from the coding sequence ATGCGTCCCGTTGTCATCGGTCTTCCACTTCCCCTCCCCCTTGTGGGCTTTCGGATTTGCTGCGGGTTTCCGAGCCCCGCTGACGACTGGATCGAGGACGCCATCGATGTCAGTCGCCTGGTGGTCACCAACCCCGCCGCCACCTTCCTGTGGCGGGCGTCTGGAGACTGCATGACGCCGACCATCCTGGACGGCGACTACCTGGTCTGCGACCGCTCGCTGGCCCCAGTCTCCGGCGACGTCGTGGTCGCCGTCGTCGACGGGGAGCCGACGGTCAAACGGCTGGCCTATGTCGCCGGCCGGCCGGCACTCAGCCACGACAATCCACAATCCCCGCCGTTCGCGCCCGACCCGAATAGCGAGGTCAGCCTCTGGGGCGTGGTCGCCTGGTCGCTGCGCGCGCATCGGCCCACCCGATGA
- a CDS encoding Y-family DNA polymerase: protein MRPVIALSDGNCFYVSCERVFDPRLEGRPTVVLSSNDGNIIARSPEAKAIGLKMGDPYFKVRELCAHERVAALSSNYVLYGDMSRRVNAVYERFAPDVVVYSIDESFLDFSGLADPVGHARALRATVRQWTGIPTCVGLGPTKTLAKVANHLAKRTPALEGVCDLGDPQVRAAALDALPVGDVWGVGPAYAARLTGMGVTTAGQLRDLDPRQARAILSVVGERLVLELRAQTCLSWDEVPAGRKGCAVTRSFGQPLTNLDDLLQAVASFASRVGEKLRRNGVVAPRLSVFMHTNPFGAGPHHSASGAVTFLEATADSTELVAGARQAARQAWREGYRYSKAGVICEGLAPAGQVQASLLGAKDPIRSERLMAALDASNRRFGRGSVVIGATTGRTHWTQKAEWRTPRYTTRLDEVPVARA from the coding sequence ATGAGGCCGGTGATCGCGTTGAGCGACGGCAACTGCTTTTATGTTTCGTGTGAGCGCGTGTTCGATCCTCGCCTCGAGGGCCGCCCGACCGTCGTGCTGTCGTCCAATGACGGCAACATCATCGCCCGCAGCCCCGAGGCCAAGGCCATCGGCCTGAAGATGGGCGATCCCTATTTCAAGGTCCGAGAGCTTTGCGCCCACGAGCGGGTCGCCGCCCTGTCCTCCAACTATGTCCTCTATGGCGACATGAGTCGGCGGGTGAACGCCGTTTATGAGCGGTTCGCGCCCGACGTCGTTGTCTACAGCATCGATGAGAGCTTTCTCGATTTCAGCGGCCTTGCCGATCCGGTCGGCCACGCCCGCGCCTTGCGCGCGACCGTCCGCCAGTGGACCGGGATCCCGACCTGTGTCGGGCTTGGTCCCACCAAGACCTTGGCCAAGGTCGCGAACCACCTGGCCAAACGGACGCCGGCGCTGGAGGGCGTCTGCGATCTTGGCGATCCGCAGGTGCGCGCCGCAGCCTTGGACGCGCTGCCGGTCGGCGATGTCTGGGGCGTTGGCCCGGCCTATGCGGCGCGGCTGACGGGGATGGGCGTGACCACGGCCGGCCAATTGCGGGATCTCGATCCGCGTCAGGCCCGCGCCATCCTCAGCGTGGTCGGCGAGCGCCTGGTGCTGGAGCTGCGCGCCCAGACCTGTCTGTCGTGGGATGAGGTTCCCGCGGGCCGTAAGGGGTGCGCGGTGACCCGAAGCTTTGGCCAGCCGCTCACGAATTTGGACGACCTTCTGCAGGCGGTCGCCAGCTTCGCCAGCCGGGTGGGTGAGAAGTTGCGCCGCAATGGCGTTGTCGCCCCGCGGCTGTCGGTGTTCATGCACACCAATCCCTTTGGTGCGGGGCCGCATCACAGCGCTAGTGGCGCCGTCACCTTCCTTGAAGCCACGGCCGACAGCACCGAGCTCGTCGCCGGAGCCCGGCAGGCGGCGCGCCAGGCCTGGCGGGAGGGGTATCGCTACAGCAAGGCGGGGGTGATCTGTGAGGGGCTGGCCCCCGCCGGACAGGTGCAGGCCAGCCTGCTGGGGGCGAAAGACCCGATCCGCTCCGAACGGCTGATGGCGGCGCTGGACGCCTCGAACCGACGGTTTGGGCGCGGCAGCGTGGTGATCGGGGCGACCACGGGTCGGACGCACTGGACGCAGAAAGCCGAGTGGCGGACGCCGCGCTATACGACGCGCCTGGACGAGGTGCCTGTCGCCCGGGCCTAG